In one Mycobacterium sp. NBC_00419 genomic region, the following are encoded:
- a CDS encoding 2'-5' RNA ligase family protein: protein MAHSIELLLDDRSDAAIRKLWQALDDAALPSQVRVKSATNRPHITVLAADRISPDVDSALVQLAPRIPLPVLVGAPLVFGGGRLVLARLIVASAELLELHREVYDICLPHLPGDPYGHTAPGQWTPHATLGRRLTAAQLGSAFEVIEGLSGDIAASAVGLRRWDGDQRVERVLI from the coding sequence GTGGCGCACTCGATCGAGTTGCTGCTCGATGATCGCAGCGATGCGGCGATCAGGAAGCTGTGGCAGGCGCTCGACGACGCGGCACTGCCTAGCCAGGTGCGGGTGAAGTCGGCCACCAACCGGCCGCACATCACCGTGCTGGCGGCCGACCGGATCTCCCCGGATGTCGACTCCGCGTTGGTGCAACTGGCGCCGCGTATCCCACTACCCGTCCTGGTGGGTGCGCCGCTGGTCTTCGGCGGCGGACGACTCGTGCTGGCCCGGTTGATCGTCGCCTCGGCGGAGCTGCTGGAACTGCACCGCGAGGTCTACGACATCTGCCTGCCGCATCTGCCGGGCGACCCGTACGGTCACACCGCACCGGGGCAGTGGACCCCGCACGCCACCCTGGGACGCCGGCTGACCGCGGCGCAGCTCGGCAGTGCGTTCGAGGTGATCGAGGGTTTGTCCGGCGACATCGCGGCGAGCGCAGTCGGGTTGCGCCGATGGGACGGCGACCAGCGTGTCGAGCGCGTGCTGATCTAG
- the bioB gene encoding biotin synthase BioB, whose product MTQAAVDVLASAREQVLERGEGLTQEQILEVLQLPDDHLEELLALAHEVRMRWCGPEVEVEGIISLKTGGCPEDCHFCSQSGLFASPVRSAWLDIPSLVEAAKQTAKTGATEFCIVAAVRGPDERLMAQVAAGIEAIRNEVEIQVACSLGMLNQEQVDRLAEMGVHRYNHNLETAKSFFPNVVTTHTWEERWQTLEMVRDAGMEVCCGGILGMGETLEQRAEFAANLAELDPHEVPLNFLNPRPGTPFGDLEVLPAAEALKAVAAFRLALPRTMLRFAGGREITLGDLGAKQGILGGVNAVIVGNYLTTLGRPAEADLELLNDLQMPIKALNASL is encoded by the coding sequence GTGACCCAGGCAGCTGTGGACGTATTGGCATCGGCCCGTGAACAGGTGCTCGAGCGCGGTGAGGGCCTGACCCAGGAGCAGATCCTCGAAGTCCTGCAACTGCCCGACGACCACCTCGAGGAACTGCTCGCGCTGGCCCACGAGGTCCGGATGCGCTGGTGCGGCCCGGAGGTCGAGGTCGAGGGCATCATCAGCCTGAAAACCGGTGGCTGCCCAGAGGATTGCCACTTCTGTTCGCAGTCGGGTCTGTTCGCCTCGCCGGTGCGCAGCGCCTGGCTGGACATCCCCAGCCTGGTCGAGGCGGCCAAGCAGACCGCGAAGACCGGCGCCACCGAGTTCTGCATCGTCGCGGCCGTCCGCGGGCCCGACGAGCGGCTGATGGCTCAGGTGGCCGCCGGCATCGAGGCGATCCGCAACGAGGTCGAGATCCAGGTCGCGTGCTCGCTGGGCATGCTCAACCAGGAGCAGGTGGACCGCCTCGCCGAGATGGGCGTGCACCGCTACAACCACAACCTGGAGACCGCGAAGTCGTTCTTCCCCAACGTGGTGACCACCCACACCTGGGAGGAGCGCTGGCAGACGCTGGAGATGGTGCGTGACGCCGGCATGGAGGTCTGCTGCGGCGGCATCCTGGGCATGGGGGAGACGCTGGAGCAGCGCGCCGAGTTCGCCGCCAATCTCGCCGAACTCGATCCGCACGAGGTGCCGCTGAACTTCCTCAACCCGCGTCCGGGCACCCCGTTCGGGGACCTGGAGGTGCTGCCCGCCGCCGAGGCACTCAAGGCGGTCGCCGCCTTCCGGCTGGCATTGCCGCGCACGATGCTGCGCTTCGCCGGAGGCCGCGAGATCACCCTCGGTGACCTGGGGGCCAAGCAGGGCATCCTGGGCGGCGTCAACGCCGTGATCGTCGGCAACTACCTGACCACGCTGGGCCGGCCCGCCGAGGCCGACCTGGAGTTGCTCAACGATCTGCAGATGCCGATCAAGGCACTGAACGCCAGCCTGTAG
- a CDS encoding TetR/AcrR family transcriptional regulator C-terminal domain-containing protein, protein MQLHKRDVVAKAATILDNYGIADLTMRRLARELDVTPGALYWHFANKQELLGAVADQVLTPACADLAAADWRERIEVVCRALRDALLSHTDGAELVSASFAAGQSRAVDHILGVLAEAAGEAGVDGGHRVQAARTVLHYVLGATADEQSRLQWDAAGALPEGQSVLTADPSGGFAFGLRLLTDGLAAQRMSTTDVS, encoded by the coding sequence GTGCAGCTGCACAAACGCGACGTGGTGGCCAAGGCCGCCACCATCCTCGACAACTACGGGATCGCCGACCTCACGATGCGCCGGCTGGCCCGCGAGCTCGACGTGACACCCGGCGCGCTGTACTGGCATTTCGCCAACAAGCAGGAACTTCTCGGCGCGGTGGCCGACCAGGTGCTCACACCGGCGTGCGCAGACCTTGCCGCCGCCGACTGGCGCGAGCGCATCGAAGTGGTGTGCCGCGCACTGCGCGATGCCCTGCTGTCGCACACCGACGGCGCCGAGCTGGTGTCGGCCAGTTTCGCGGCCGGCCAGTCCCGGGCCGTGGACCACATCCTGGGCGTGCTGGCCGAGGCCGCCGGCGAAGCCGGGGTCGACGGCGGCCACCGGGTGCAGGCCGCGCGCACCGTGCTGCACTACGTGCTGGGCGCCACAGCCGACGAGCAGTCCCGGTTGCAATGGGATGCGGCAGGCGCACTCCCGGAAGGGCAGTCGGTCCTGACCGCCGATCCGTCCGGGGGGTTCGCGTTCGGCCTCCGGCTGCTCACCGACGGCCTGGCCGCCCAGCGGATGAGCACTACCGACGTCAGCTAG
- a CDS encoding adenosylmethionine--8-amino-7-oxononanoate transaminase yields MSALTPEQISAIDAAHIWHPYSTIGAEAMPPVVAVAAHGAWLTLVRDGTEIRVLDAMASWWTAVHGHGHPVLDEAMRRQLAVMNHVMFGGLTHEPAARLAQLLVDITPQGLDTVFFSDSGSVAVEVAAKMALQYWRSLGRFGKNRMMTWRGGYHGDTFTPMSVCDPDGGMHSLWTDVLFPQLFAPPVPADYDPGYVAAFEAQLGEHADEVAAVIVEPVVQGAGGMRFHDPRYLTDLRAICERHNVLLIFDEIATGFGRTGELFAADHAGVSPDIMCVGKALTGGYVTLAATLCTLEIARTISGSEAGALMHGPTFMANALACAVSVASVELLLAQDWRATVAEISAGLATGLEPARALPAVADVRVLGAIGVIETREPVDVTTVTRVALDNGVWLRPFRNLIYAMPPFVCTPGEVAQITSAMVAAARALT; encoded by the coding sequence GTGTCGGCGTTGACCCCAGAGCAGATCAGCGCGATCGATGCCGCGCACATCTGGCACCCCTACAGCACCATCGGGGCCGAGGCGATGCCGCCGGTGGTTGCGGTGGCAGCCCATGGCGCCTGGCTCACTCTGGTGCGCGACGGCACCGAGATCCGTGTGCTCGACGCGATGGCGTCCTGGTGGACCGCCGTGCACGGACATGGTCACCCGGTTCTCGACGAGGCGATGCGCCGCCAGCTGGCGGTGATGAACCACGTCATGTTCGGCGGTCTCACCCATGAACCGGCCGCTCGGCTGGCGCAACTGCTCGTCGACATCACCCCGCAGGGCCTGGACACGGTGTTCTTCTCCGACTCGGGCTCGGTGGCGGTGGAGGTCGCGGCCAAGATGGCGCTGCAGTACTGGCGCAGCCTGGGCCGATTCGGCAAGAACCGAATGATGACGTGGCGCGGCGGCTACCACGGCGACACGTTTACCCCGATGAGTGTGTGTGACCCCGACGGCGGCATGCATTCACTGTGGACGGACGTGTTGTTCCCGCAACTGTTCGCCCCGCCGGTGCCCGCCGACTACGACCCGGGCTACGTCGCAGCCTTCGAGGCACAGCTTGGCGAGCATGCCGACGAGGTCGCCGCGGTCATCGTCGAGCCGGTGGTGCAGGGGGCGGGCGGTATGCGTTTCCACGACCCGCGCTACCTCACCGACCTACGGGCCATCTGCGAACGGCACAACGTCCTGCTGATCTTCGATGAGATCGCCACCGGTTTCGGGCGCACGGGGGAGTTGTTCGCCGCCGACCATGCCGGTGTCAGCCCGGACATCATGTGCGTGGGCAAGGCGCTGACGGGCGGTTACGTCACGCTGGCCGCCACGCTGTGCACGCTCGAGATCGCCCGCACCATCAGCGGCAGCGAAGCCGGGGCGCTCATGCACGGCCCGACGTTCATGGCCAACGCCCTGGCCTGTGCGGTGTCGGTGGCCTCGGTGGAGTTGCTGCTCGCCCAGGACTGGCGGGCCACGGTGGCCGAGATCAGCGCCGGCCTGGCTACGGGCCTGGAGCCGGCGCGTGCCCTGCCCGCAGTGGCTGACGTGCGGGTTCTCGGTGCCATCGGTGTCATCGAGACCCGCGAACCCGTCGACGTCACGACCGTCACCCGGGTCGCCCTGGACAACGGCGTGTGGCTGCGGCCGTTCCGCAACCTCATCTACGCGATGCCGCCGTTCGTCTGCACCCCCGGCGAGGTCGCCCAGATCACCTCGGCGATGGTCGCGGCGGCCCGTGCACTAACCTGA
- a CDS encoding lipase family protein, with protein sequence MTVAAGAVSPEWIGRAPHEELVRGGRPALPGDDPFYAPPAGFEHAAPGTVLRSRDIELGFLGVIPQRVKATQLLYRSSDMYDTPQAAVTTVLVPAGHSPAQPRHVVSYQCAIDAVSARCFPSYAMRRRAKAVGSLAQLEYLLVAAALAEGWVVSVPDHEGPDGMWGAPHEPGYRVLDGLRATLNFERFGLAKDSRVGLWGYSGGGLATAWAAEVHAEYAPELNVVGAVLGSPVGDLGNTFRRLNGSYLAALPALVVAALAKTFPDLNRVIEEHATEDGRAQLASLDHMTTLEAVIRFFRKDMDDMVHPPLAEVLEMPEVQDVFESIRLGGTAPSLPVLIVQAVHDSVIAVEDIDDLAQTYYAGGAQVTYHRDMFSEHMLLHPMSAPMTLRWLTDRFAERPLDAHIIRTHWPTLLNPMTYAGMWRLGGIVARVMSGGRVPFRPL encoded by the coding sequence ATGACTGTTGCCGCCGGGGCCGTGAGCCCCGAATGGATCGGCCGCGCACCGCACGAGGAGCTCGTGCGTGGTGGCCGCCCTGCGCTGCCCGGCGACGACCCGTTCTACGCCCCGCCCGCCGGATTCGAACACGCCGCGCCAGGAACGGTGCTGCGCTCCCGCGATATCGAACTCGGGTTCCTCGGGGTGATCCCGCAGCGCGTGAAGGCCACCCAGCTGCTCTATCGCTCCAGCGACATGTACGACACACCCCAGGCGGCGGTCACGACCGTGCTGGTGCCCGCCGGGCATTCGCCCGCGCAACCCCGCCATGTGGTGTCCTACCAGTGCGCTATCGACGCGGTCTCCGCACGGTGCTTCCCGTCGTACGCGATGCGGCGGCGCGCCAAGGCCGTCGGCTCCCTGGCCCAGCTGGAATACCTGTTGGTAGCGGCCGCGCTGGCCGAGGGCTGGGTGGTCTCGGTCCCCGACCATGAGGGCCCTGACGGCATGTGGGGAGCTCCGCACGAGCCCGGCTACCGGGTGCTCGACGGATTGCGCGCCACCCTGAACTTCGAGCGCTTCGGACTGGCCAAGGACAGCCGGGTCGGCCTGTGGGGGTATTCCGGCGGTGGGCTTGCCACCGCATGGGCTGCCGAGGTGCACGCCGAGTACGCCCCCGAACTCAACGTGGTCGGTGCGGTGCTGGGCTCACCGGTCGGCGACCTGGGCAACACCTTCCGCAGACTCAACGGCTCCTACCTGGCGGCGTTGCCCGCCCTCGTTGTCGCCGCCCTGGCCAAGACGTTCCCCGACCTCAACCGAGTGATCGAGGAGCACGCCACCGAGGACGGCCGCGCACAGCTGGCCAGCCTGGATCACATGACCACACTGGAGGCCGTCATCCGGTTCTTCAGGAAAGACATGGACGACATGGTGCACCCGCCGCTGGCCGAGGTGCTGGAGATGCCTGAGGTCCAGGACGTGTTCGAGAGCATCAGGCTGGGCGGGACCGCGCCGAGTCTGCCGGTGCTCATAGTGCAGGCGGTGCACGATTCGGTGATCGCCGTCGAGGACATCGACGATCTCGCGCAGACCTACTACGCGGGTGGCGCGCAGGTGACCTACCACCGCGACATGTTCAGCGAGCACATGCTGCTGCACCCGATGTCCGCGCCGATGACGTTGCGCTGGCTCACCGATCGCTTCGCCGAGCGCCCACTGGATGCCCACATCATCCGCACGCACTGGCCGACATTGCTGAACCCGATGACCTACGCCGGGATGTGGCGCCTCGGCGGCATCGTGGCCCGGGTGATGTCGGGTGGCCGAGTGCCGTTCCGTCCGCTGTAA
- the bsaP gene encoding biotin synthase auxiliary protein BsaP: MVEELPVPVGAGVYNVYTGAPAGSAVPTAAQLGLEPPRFCAECGRRMVVQVRPDGWWAKCSRHGQVDSKDLEGQR, encoded by the coding sequence ATGGTCGAAGAGCTGCCCGTACCGGTCGGTGCCGGCGTCTACAACGTCTATACCGGGGCACCGGCGGGCAGCGCGGTGCCCACGGCGGCCCAGCTGGGACTCGAGCCGCCCCGCTTCTGCGCCGAGTGTGGACGCCGCATGGTGGTGCAGGTCCGCCCCGACGGCTGGTGGGCCAAGTGCTCGCGGCACGGCCAGGTGGATTCCAAGGATCTCGAGGGGCAGCGATGA
- the bioD gene encoding dethiobiotin synthase, protein MSIVVITGTGTGVGKTVATAALACHARVTGRDVAVCKPVQTGTAGGDDDLAEIHRLAGVTELVGVARYPEPLAPVAAAERAGLPLPSSADLLTAIRALDRPGRLTLVEGAGGLLVELAHGGVTLRDLAVELGAPVLIVTEAGLGTLNNTALNLEALGSKGLSTAGLVIGAWPAQPGAAEKSNRDALAQMAPVRAALPAGASTLSPKDFELLSARAFDPNWFAGL, encoded by the coding sequence ATGAGCATCGTCGTCATCACCGGAACCGGTACCGGCGTCGGCAAGACCGTCGCCACCGCCGCCCTGGCCTGTCATGCCAGGGTCACCGGCCGCGACGTGGCGGTGTGCAAACCGGTTCAGACCGGGACGGCCGGCGGTGACGACGACCTGGCCGAGATCCACCGGCTGGCCGGAGTCACCGAACTGGTCGGAGTGGCCCGGTACCCCGAGCCGCTGGCTCCGGTGGCTGCTGCTGAACGCGCCGGCCTGCCGCTTCCGTCGAGTGCCGATCTGCTGACCGCCATCCGCGCTCTGGATCGCCCCGGCCGGCTGACGCTCGTCGAGGGCGCCGGCGGGTTGCTGGTCGAACTGGCGCACGGTGGCGTGACGCTGCGCGATCTGGCGGTTGAGCTCGGCGCGCCGGTCCTCATCGTCACCGAGGCCGGGCTGGGCACGCTCAACAACACCGCCCTGAACCTGGAAGCGCTTGGCAGCAAAGGCCTTTCGACTGCCGGGCTGGTGATCGGCGCGTGGCCGGCGCAGCCGGGCGCTGCCGAGAAGTCCAATCGCGACGCGCTGGCCCAGATGGCGCCCGTGCGCGCGGCGCTGCCCGCCGGCGCGTCGACCTTGTCGCCCAAGGACTTCGAATTGTTGAGCGCCAGGGCGTTCGACCCGAACTGGTTCGCCGGTCTGTAG
- a CDS encoding 8-amino-7-oxononanoate synthase: protein MTRVGLSPLAWLDTVEQQRRQAGLRRSLRRRPAVACELDLASNDYLGLSQHPAVIDGGVAALRTWGAGSTGSRLVTGNTELHEQFETALAGFVGAEAALVFSSGYAANLGAVTALSGPGSLVVSDALAHASLVDACRLSRARVAVTAHNDVEAVEAALAGRDEERALVITDSVFSTDGALAPLRRLHEVCRTHRALLLVDEAHGLGVRGAGGRGLLHEAGLAGEPDIVMTTTMSKSLGSQGGVVLGPLAVRDHLIDAARTFIFDTGLTPAAVGAAAAALDVLVDEPWRAEAVVTRARELADMCDVPEAPESAVVSVILGDPEVAVATAAACLDAGVRVGCFRPPTVPAGTSRLRLTARASLTDEDMELARQVFTTVLGAQRS, encoded by the coding sequence GTGACCCGCGTCGGTCTTTCACCGCTGGCCTGGCTCGACACCGTCGAGCAGCAGCGTCGGCAGGCAGGGCTGCGTCGGTCACTGCGTCGGCGGCCCGCGGTGGCATGCGAACTCGACCTGGCCTCCAACGACTACCTGGGCTTGTCCCAGCACCCTGCCGTCATCGACGGCGGCGTGGCCGCGCTGCGCACCTGGGGTGCGGGCTCGACCGGCTCCCGGCTGGTCACCGGTAACACCGAGCTGCACGAGCAGTTCGAGACCGCGCTGGCCGGTTTCGTCGGCGCCGAGGCTGCGCTGGTGTTCTCCTCCGGTTACGCCGCCAATCTCGGTGCGGTGACCGCGCTGTCGGGGCCGGGCTCGCTCGTCGTCTCCGATGCGCTCGCGCACGCCTCGCTGGTCGACGCGTGCCGCCTGTCCCGTGCGCGGGTGGCCGTCACAGCCCACAACGACGTCGAGGCCGTCGAGGCCGCTCTGGCTGGCCGCGACGAAGAACGCGCGCTGGTGATCACCGACTCGGTGTTCAGCACCGACGGCGCGCTGGCGCCTCTGCGCCGGCTGCATGAGGTGTGCCGCACCCACCGCGCCCTGCTGCTCGTCGACGAGGCGCACGGGCTGGGTGTGCGCGGTGCCGGTGGTCGCGGGCTGCTCCACGAGGCCGGCCTGGCCGGTGAGCCCGACATCGTGATGACGACGACGATGTCGAAATCGCTTGGCAGCCAAGGCGGTGTGGTGCTCGGCCCACTGGCGGTACGTGACCATCTGATTGACGCGGCCCGCACGTTCATCTTCGACACCGGGCTGACTCCGGCAGCGGTCGGCGCTGCCGCGGCCGCTCTCGACGTCCTCGTCGACGAGCCGTGGCGAGCCGAGGCCGTCGTCACCCGGGCGCGCGAACTGGCCGACATGTGTGACGTCCCCGAGGCGCCGGAATCGGCGGTGGTCTCGGTCATCCTTGGCGACCCGGAGGTTGCGGTCGCCACCGCCGCCGCGTGCCTGGACGCCGGTGTTCGCGTCGGCTGCTTCCGGCCGCCCACCGTTCCGGCGGGGACGTCACGGCTGCGGCTGACCGCGCGGGCCTCGCTGACCGACGAGGACATGGAGTTGGCCCGCCAGGTTTTCACCACGGTGTTGGGGGCGCAGCGGTCATGA
- a CDS encoding NUDIX hydrolase, whose protein sequence is MGHTSTEHEVLAVVFQVGDVASRKPTLNVLLWQRALQPERGKWALPGGRLRADEDLTASVRRQLAEKVDVREIAHLEQLAVFSDPSRVPGVRTIASTFLGLVPSPATPELPSDTRWHPVNALPPMAFDHGPMVAYAQARLVAKLSYTNIGFALAPREFALSTLRDIYGAALGYQVDATNLQRVLARRGVITPTGTTAHPGRSGGRPAALYRFTDSRLRVTDEFAALRPPG, encoded by the coding sequence ATGGGTCATACTAGCACTGAACACGAGGTGCTCGCCGTTGTATTCCAGGTTGGCGATGTCGCCTCCCGGAAACCCACTCTCAACGTGCTGTTATGGCAGCGCGCCCTACAGCCTGAGCGCGGCAAATGGGCTTTGCCGGGCGGACGGTTGCGAGCGGACGAAGACCTGACCGCCTCGGTCCGCCGACAGCTTGCCGAGAAGGTCGACGTGCGTGAGATCGCCCACTTGGAACAGCTGGCGGTTTTCTCCGACCCGAGCCGAGTCCCCGGTGTACGCACGATCGCCTCCACATTCCTCGGGCTGGTGCCCTCCCCCGCGACCCCCGAACTCCCGTCGGACACCCGCTGGCATCCGGTGAACGCACTGCCGCCCATGGCGTTCGACCACGGGCCGATGGTGGCCTACGCCCAGGCCCGGCTGGTTGCCAAGCTGTCCTACACCAACATCGGATTCGCCCTTGCACCAAGGGAATTCGCCCTATCGACGCTGCGCGACATCTACGGGGCCGCACTCGGGTACCAGGTCGACGCAACCAACCTGCAGCGGGTGCTGGCTAGGCGCGGGGTGATCACCCCGACCGGTACCACCGCCCACCCGGGTCGCAGTGGCGGGCGGCCGGCGGCGCTCTATCGCTTCACCGACTCCCGGTTGCGGGTCACCGACGAGTTCGCTGCGTTGCGTCCGCCCGGGTGA
- a CDS encoding DUF2567 domain-containing protein — protein MSEEHQAPMGPRYSRRSAALIVVVGLALSGALVGAFWAWLAPPAHGVVALTRSGQRIQTYIGSESDHLFVAAAMLVGMLTPLAIIGAVLVWQWRAHRGPVLVSALWIGSVAGAAAAAGVGAALVHWRYGAVPFETAPVTPENRIYYFTEAPPVFFAHGPLQIATTLLFPAAIAALAYALMAVATPRDDLGAWPEEEFPPLPVAAAP, from the coding sequence ATGAGCGAAGAGCATCAGGCCCCGATGGGCCCGCGCTACTCGCGCCGGTCGGCGGCGCTCATCGTCGTCGTCGGTCTGGCACTGTCCGGCGCGCTGGTCGGTGCGTTCTGGGCCTGGCTGGCTCCGCCTGCCCACGGCGTGGTGGCGCTCACCCGCTCGGGCCAGCGCATCCAGACTTATATCGGCAGCGAGTCCGACCATCTGTTCGTCGCGGCCGCGATGCTCGTCGGGATGCTCACGCCGCTGGCCATCATCGGCGCCGTCCTGGTCTGGCAGTGGCGCGCACATCGTGGCCCGGTGCTGGTGTCGGCGTTGTGGATCGGTTCGGTCGCCGGTGCGGCTGCGGCCGCGGGAGTCGGTGCGGCACTGGTGCATTGGCGTTACGGCGCCGTTCCATTCGAGACCGCCCCGGTGACTCCGGAGAACCGCATCTACTACTTCACCGAAGCTCCGCCGGTGTTCTTCGCGCACGGGCCGCTTCAGATTGCGACCACGCTGTTGTTCCCGGCTGCGATCGCCGCCCTGGCCTACGCGTTGATGGCGGTGGCCACTCCGCGTGACGATCTCGGGGCATGGCCCGAAGAGGAATTCCCGCCGCTGCCGGTCGCCGCTGCGCCGTAG
- a CDS encoding acyltransferase family protein — protein sequence MMTLTPASPTAAMGTRQSGFYRHDLDGLRGVAIALVAVFHVWFGRVSGGVDVFLVLSGFFFGGSLLRTALKPEASLSPWPEIKRLVRRLLPALVVVLAAAAVLTILVQPETRWETFADQSLASLGYYQNWELSATASNYLRAGEAVSPLQHIWSMSVQGQFYIAFLILVFLFAYALRRRLGKRLRPTFIVLLSVLTVASFVFAIFAHQANQTTAYYNSFARAWELLVGALVGALVPYVRWPMWLRTVAACIGLAVIASCGALIDGVKEFPGPWALVPVGAALLMILAAANRQSRPSTADRMPLPSRLLATAPLVTLGSMAYSLYLWHWPLLIFWLAYTGDGHAGLLDGAAILAISGVLAYLTMRFVEEPLRYRRPAAATAPQAIVIPWRTRLRRPTIALGTTVALLGVALTATSFTWREHVTVQRASGKELAALSSDSYPGARALTEHARVPKLPMRPTVLEAQNDLPESTNDGCISDFDNVGIINCTYGDESATRTIALAGGSHAEHWITALDVLGKMHHFKIVTYLKMGCPLTTEQTPLVMGDNRPYPQCHTWNERVMAKLIQDHPDYVFTTSTRPWNIKPGDVMPATYIGIWQTLSDNNIPILAMRDTPWMVRNGKPFFPSDCLANGGDAVSCGIKRSEVLSDRNQTLDFLGQFPLMRVLDLSDAVCRPDWCRAVEGNVLLYHDSHHLSATYMRTLIPELGRQLRAATGWW from the coding sequence ATGATGACCCTCACTCCGGCTTCGCCGACTGCCGCCATGGGGACCCGGCAGTCCGGCTTCTACCGGCACGACCTCGACGGCCTCCGTGGCGTCGCGATCGCGCTCGTGGCCGTGTTCCACGTGTGGTTCGGGCGGGTTTCCGGTGGGGTCGACGTGTTCCTGGTGCTGTCCGGATTCTTCTTCGGCGGTTCGCTGTTACGGACCGCACTCAAACCGGAGGCGTCGCTGTCGCCGTGGCCGGAGATCAAACGACTGGTGCGCCGACTACTCCCCGCGCTCGTGGTCGTGCTTGCCGCGGCTGCGGTGCTCACCATCCTCGTGCAACCGGAGACGCGCTGGGAGACATTTGCTGATCAGAGCTTGGCCAGCCTGGGCTACTACCAGAACTGGGAGCTGTCGGCGACGGCGTCGAACTACTTGCGCGCCGGTGAGGCGGTCAGCCCGCTGCAGCACATCTGGTCGATGTCTGTTCAGGGGCAGTTCTACATCGCGTTCCTGATCCTTGTCTTCCTGTTTGCCTACGCTCTGCGCCGCCGGCTGGGCAAACGGCTGCGCCCCACGTTCATCGTGTTGCTGAGCGTCCTGACCGTCGCGTCGTTCGTCTTTGCCATCTTCGCCCATCAGGCCAACCAGACCACCGCTTACTACAACAGCTTCGCCCGGGCCTGGGAGTTGCTGGTGGGCGCGCTCGTCGGCGCCCTGGTCCCCTACGTCAGATGGCCGATGTGGCTGCGGACCGTGGCCGCCTGCATCGGGCTGGCCGTCATCGCATCGTGCGGCGCGCTGATCGACGGCGTCAAGGAGTTCCCCGGACCGTGGGCGCTGGTACCCGTCGGCGCGGCGCTGCTGATGATTCTGGCGGCGGCCAACAGACAATCCCGGCCGTCGACCGCCGACCGGATGCCGCTCCCCAGCCGGCTGCTCGCCACCGCACCGCTGGTGACGCTCGGCTCCATGGCGTACTCGCTGTATCTGTGGCATTGGCCGCTGCTGATCTTCTGGCTGGCCTATACCGGCGACGGCCACGCCGGCCTGCTCGACGGCGCCGCGATCCTCGCCATCTCCGGCGTGCTGGCCTACCTGACGATGCGTTTCGTCGAAGAGCCGCTGCGCTACCGTCGCCCGGCAGCCGCCACCGCGCCCCAGGCCATCGTGATCCCCTGGCGAACCCGGCTGCGCCGCCCCACGATCGCGCTGGGCACCACCGTGGCGCTGCTCGGGGTGGCGCTCACGGCGACGTCGTTCACCTGGCGTGAGCACGTCACCGTGCAGCGGGCGAGCGGCAAGGAGCTCGCCGCACTGTCGTCGGACAGCTACCCGGGCGCCCGGGCGCTCACCGAGCATGCCCGGGTACCCAAGCTGCCGATGCGGCCCACGGTCCTGGAAGCACAGAACGACCTGCCTGAGTCGACCAACGACGGATGTATCAGCGATTTCGACAACGTCGGGATCATCAACTGCACCTATGGCGACGAGTCGGCCACCCGCACCATCGCGCTGGCCGGTGGCTCGCACGCCGAGCACTGGATCACCGCGCTCGACGTCCTGGGCAAGATGCACCACTTCAAGATCGTGACCTATCTCAAGATGGGCTGTCCGCTGACCACCGAGCAGACGCCGCTGGTGATGGGCGACAATCGGCCCTACCCGCAGTGCCACACCTGGAACGAGCGGGTGATGGCCAAGCTGATCCAAGACCACCCCGACTACGTGTTCACCACCTCGACGCGGCCATGGAACATCAAGCCGGGTGACGTGATGCCGGCCACCTACATCGGGATCTGGCAGACGTTGTCGGACAACAACATTCCGATCCTCGCCATGCGCGACACCCCGTGGATGGTGCGCAACGGAAAGCCATTCTTCCCGTCGGATTGCCTGGCCAACGGCGGCGACGCGGTGTCGTGCGGCATCAAGCGCTCCGAGGTTCTCTCCGACC